A window of Acidobacteriota bacterium genomic DNA:
GTCGGGGGCGTCCCGGTGAACCGCGGCGTCGCCCGGGGTCCCCGCGGAGAGCCCGGCGAGTCTTTCGCCTTCGTCCATCAGCGGCGGGCCGCCGGCCGCCGGGAGGTACAGGGCTGCCCCGAGCACGACCAGAGCGATTCCGAGCAGCGGCGCGAATCGAGGCATGCTTCCCTGCGGCGTCACGGCGCGGGCGCCGGCTGCGGCGCCGGGCGCCGTCGAGATCTTTCCTTGCCGAGGATTTCCTTCGCCTTGTTCATCGCCGCGTCACCTGACGGATCCTGAGAGGGCATCGCCGAATCGACCGGCACGTCCGGCTGGATCCCGACGCCGGTGTACGGCACGCCCGCGAGGTTCGCGTTCTCGGCCACGGCCACGAGGAGCGTCGTGCCGTCGGGAAGGAGCCGCGGGAACTGGATCCCCGCCTTGCCGTAGGTCGGCTCGCCGACGATCACGGCGCGATGGGACTCCTTGAGAGCGCCGGCGAGCGCCTCGGCCGAGGACCCGGTGTTCCGATCGATGAGCACGACGACCGGCTTGTCGGGGATGATCGGCGCCTTCTGGCCGTGGCTCTCGGAGGTCGTGGACCCATCGGCGGTGATGACCTTGCCGGTCGGCGTTCCCGGCTTCACGAGCATGGCGGTCACATCCTCCACGTCCCGTTCGCCTCCCCCCGGGTTCCCGCGCAGATCGAGGATGACCGCGTCCTTCTCCTTCATCTCCCCCATCGCCTTCGAGACCTCGCCGACGAGCTTGGGGTCGGCCATGTTGCTGATCGCGACGTAGCCCACGTTCCCCTCCACCGTGCTGGTCGCGACGGTCTTGCTGGTCACGGTGTTCTTGCCGAGGGGATCGCGCTGGATCGTGGTCGCACGCGGGGTGAAGAAGAGATTCGCCGTCTGATCGGCGCTTCGCAGCCGTGTGTCGCGGTTGTCGAGGCTGGCCAGCATGAGGGCGATCGCACCGAGCGCGTCCGACTCCGTCTCGAGCTTGCCGGCGAACCGATCGCGCCATCGCGCCCATTCCTGGCCGTTGAACGTGCGATCGAAGTAGTTGTCCCGCACGCTCTCCCAGGCGAGCCGGTACATCTCGTCCGGCTCGACGGGAAGATCTCCCTTGAGGGCCGCGTTCGCCTCGTCCGCGTATCCGAGCTGCCAGGCGACCTTCGCGAGGAGGAAGCGCGTCGCCCCGCCGGTGTCCATCGGATCGAGCTCGAGGGCCCGCCTCAGGGCCCCGCGGGCGCGGGAGAGGTTCTCCTCCCCGCCGGCCCCCCGCCATGCCGCGCCCAGGATCGCCAGCGCCTCCGCGCTGTTCGGCACGAGGCGCACCGCGGCCTGGGCCTCGGCGGCGGTCTCGTCGAACCGCGACATCGCGAGCAGCGTCGAGGCGAGGTAGAACCGCGCCTGGAAATAGTCGGGCGCAATGTCGCGCGCGCGGCCGAGCTCCGCGGCGACGTCGGCTGGCGGCGCGCCGACGTCCCGATGGCTGACCGCCAGCGCCACGAGAAGCCTGGCGTCGCCCGGCCCCCCGGCGGCAGCGGCCGCCAGCACCCCCTCGGCCTCGGTGTCGCGGCCGACCGCGCGGAGGACCGCCGCCCTCCGGAGCGCGCCGATGGTCGGGTCGGGCTCCTTCCCGGAGGCCGCGCTCACCTCGTCGAGGAGCTTCCTGGCGCGGGCGGGCTGGAGCGCCAGCGCCGAGCGGAGCTCCGATCGGGCGTACGCGTCGTTGGGCTCGATGACGAGGGCGTCGAGCAGCGCGCGCAGGCTCTCCTCCTCGGCCCCCCCGGCGCGGGCGAGCAGGGCGTACTCGATCCTGGGCAACGGGTCGGCCGGGCGCTCCTTGATGGCCTTCGTCACGAGCGCCGCCTCCTCGGCCACCCTTCCGGCGCGGCCGAGCGCGATGAGGTAGAGGCGGTAAGCGTACGCGTCGCGCGGGTTGAGCTCGAGCGCGCGACGCCAGGCGCTCACCTCGAGCGCCGCGTCGCCGGCCCGCCGCGCGCAGTACGCGAGATTGGCGCACGCGAGGTCGCCGAGAGAATCGTCCGCCAGGAGCGCCTGGAACTCCTTCGCGGCCGCGGGGTAGTCGCCCGCGTCGCGCAGCACCGCCGCGAGCTTCATCCGGCCGGCGGGGTCATTCGGGCGCAGCGCCAGGGCCGCGCGGTACGCGCTCGCCGCTCCGGCGAGATCCGGCTGCTGCTGAAGCAGGCTCGCGAGCTGCAGCTGGAACGCGACGTCCTGGGGGTGCGCCGCCACGAGATCCTTCTGCCGCACGATGGACGCCCGCAGGGTCTCCGCCTCGGCGAGGAGGACCTGCGCGCGGACGATGTCGGGCTGCTTGACGAGAAAGCGCCTCCACCCCTCGATGGCGCCGTCGAGATCGCCGATCTTCCGGCGGGCGATGTTCAGGAACGCGAGAGCGGTCGGCTCGTCCGGCTTTCGCGAGAGAAGGAGCCGATAGGTGTCGCTCGCCTCGTCGTACCGCCCCATGCCGAACTGCGCGTTCCCGAGGCCGACGAGCGCCCGATCGCGCGGGATCGCCTCGAGGCGCAGCTCGAGCGCCCCGCGGAACTCGTCGGCGGCGGCGCGGAACTGATACTCCGCGAGCAGCAGCTCCGCGTAGGCGATTTTCCCCTCGGCGTTGGAAGGGTTGGCGGCGAGAACCGCCCTGTACTGCTCGGCGCTCCGCAGCCACATCCCCCGCTGCTTCTCGAGGGCGGCGAGGTGCAGCCGCACGTCGGTCCGCTCGGGGGCGAGCTTGACCGCGCTCTCGAGGGTGCCGATCGCGTCGAAGATGCGCCCCGCCTTGATCTCGCGATCGGCCCGCGCCACCAGATCCGCGACCGTCGGCTGGGCGGAGGGGGAACCGGCCTGCGAGGGAGGTGCGGGGACCTCGCCTGCGGCAGCGGCCGCTCCCGTCGAAAGCGCGAGCAGGACGAACCCACGGAATCGGGCGCGGGCGGCCGCCTTCCGGACGGATCTCGTCATCACACCCCCATCGACTGCTCGGACGCGGAAACTCTCAAGAATACAAGTCATCACGGATGGTGTCCAGAGTGGATCAGCGCACCGGCTCTCGGCCGCCGGAGAGGGTCATCCCCTCGATCAGGAACTCCGGGGAGGCGTGGGAGGTGCGGCGCACGAGATCGGCGCCCACCCGGGAAACCCCCTGAAGGATCCCCCTGAGGTTCCCCGATATCGTCACCTCGTGCACCGGGTGGACGATCTCACCCCCCTCGAACCACCAGCCGTTGGCCCCCCTCGAGTAGTCGCCGGTCGAGAGGTTCACGCCGAACCCGAGAAGGCTCGTGACGTACAGCCCCCGCCCCGCATCCCTGAGGAGCTCGTCGTGAGTGGCGTCCCCCGGGACGAGCTGCAGCGCGTGCGGGCCGGGCCACGGCGGGCTGCCGTACCCCCGCTGCGCGCTCGCGGTGGTGACGGCCGACGCGCGACGCGCGGTCCGCGTGTCGTAGAGAAATCCCGACAGGACTCCCCCGTCGATCAGCGAGGTCCGTCTCGCCGGCAGCCCCTCCCCGTCGAACGGGCGGGAGCCGAAGGCGCGATCCACGCACGGGTCGTCGACGAGCGTCACCGATCGGCTGGCGATCGTCCGGCCGAGATCCTCCGCGAGAAATGAGATCCGCCGCCGCACGGAGTCGCCGAGCAGCGC
This region includes:
- a CDS encoding tetratricopeptide repeat protein, whose product is MTRSVRKAAARARFRGFVLLALSTGAAAAAGEVPAPPSQAGSPSAQPTVADLVARADREIKAGRIFDAIGTLESAVKLAPERTDVRLHLAALEKQRGMWLRSAEQYRAVLAANPSNAEGKIAYAELLLAEYQFRAAADEFRGALELRLEAIPRDRALVGLGNAQFGMGRYDEASDTYRLLLSRKPDEPTALAFLNIARRKIGDLDGAIEGWRRFLVKQPDIVRAQVLLAEAETLRASIVRQKDLVAAHPQDVAFQLQLASLLQQQPDLAGAASAYRAALALRPNDPAGRMKLAAVLRDAGDYPAAAKEFQALLADDSLGDLACANLAYCARRAGDAALEVSAWRRALELNPRDAYAYRLYLIALGRAGRVAEEAALVTKAIKERPADPLPRIEYALLARAGGAEEESLRALLDALVIEPNDAYARSELRSALALQPARARKLLDEVSAASGKEPDPTIGALRRAAVLRAVGRDTEAEGVLAAAAAGGPGDARLLVALAVSHRDVGAPPADVAAELGRARDIAPDYFQARFYLASTLLAMSRFDETAAEAQAAVRLVPNSAEALAILGAAWRGAGGEENLSRARGALRRALELDPMDTGGATRFLLAKVAWQLGYADEANAALKGDLPVEPDEMYRLAWESVRDNYFDRTFNGQEWARWRDRFAGKLETESDALGAIALMLASLDNRDTRLRSADQTANLFFTPRATTIQRDPLGKNTVTSKTVATSTVEGNVGYVAISNMADPKLVGEVSKAMGEMKEKDAVILDLRGNPGGGERDVEDVTAMLVKPGTPTGKVITADGSTTSESHGQKAPIIPDKPVVVLIDRNTGSSAEALAGALKESHRAVIVGEPTYGKAGIQFPRLLPDGTTLLVAVAENANLAGVPYTGVGIQPDVPVDSAMPSQDPSGDAAMNKAKEILGKERSRRRPAPQPAPAP